GGAAATATGTATATGTACCTTCATCGGGAACAAAGTGCATAAGTTTTCCCTTGTGAATTGTAGTTGCTGTTTTTCGCCAGTTCTGAATTTTTGCAACATAGTTTTGCATGTCCTTTGCTTCGTTACTCAATCCTTCACCGGTAAAGGCATTTACTTTGTCGCCTTCCCATCCACCCGGAAAATCAGCACGAATATCGCCATGTTCGCTTCCATCGTGGCGCATCAAAATTTCAGTTCCATAGTAAATCTGAGGAATTCCGCGTGTGGTTAAAAAGAATGCCACTCCCATTTTAAGCAAGTCTACATCTTCGCCAACCTGTACAAAAAACCGCGACATATCGTGATTGTCAGGGAAAATAGTCAGCTTATTTGCATCGGGATATTGAAAGTCGTTTGAAATGGCTTCGTAAATCTGAATCAATCCATTGTCCCAATTCTCTTCATTACTTAATCCCTGTGCAACTGCACTTTGCAAAGGAAAATCCATCATACTTGGAGCATAATTTTTGTAGCCATCCGAATTGTATTTTCCTTTTTGCCAATACGAAACAATAGCCGGATTCATACTCCATTCTTCGCCAACAACATTAAAATTCGGATATTCTTCCAATAATTCTTTGGTCCAAACCGACATCATATTTTTATCGGGGTATGGCCAGGTATCCTGACGAATTCCCTCTAAACCAACGTATTCAATCCACCAAATACTATTCTGAATCAGGTATTTTGCCATAAACGGATTCCGCTGATTCATATCGGGCATCGATGGCACAAACCAACCATTCACCATGGCATCAATATCCGATTTCGATGCGTGGGGATCCTGATTTACAGTGCGGCGGTGATTTGTAATTTTGTAATCCGGATAATTGTTAATCCAGTCTTTCATCGGCATATCATTCATCCACCAGTGTTCCGAGCCACAGTGATTAAAAATGAGGTCCATAATCAGCTTCATTCCGCGTTTATCCAGTTCTTTTTTCAGTTCCACATATTCCGAATTACCTCCGTAACGGGCATCTGCTTTGTAAAAATCGGTACAAGCATATCCGTGGTACGAAGCTTCGCTCATGTCATTTTCGAGAACAGGATTTAACCACACAGCAGTGTAACCGAGGTTTTGAAGATAATCCAAGGAATTGATTATTCCTCTTAAATCTCCTCCGTGACGACCGTAATTGTAACTGCGATCGAGTCCTTCCTTCATGCCTTCAAGCTCATCGTTACCGGTATCGCCATTAACAAAACGGTCGGGTGTAATTAAACAAATTACATCGGAAGAATTAAATCCAATACGTTCGGCCGAATTCGCGGAACGCTGCAATAACTCGTAAGCATATGTTGCAACTTCCTTGTTTTTTACTTTAAAATGAATGTCGAATTTGCCGGGTTTAACGGCCTCATCCAATTTTAAATCGACAAAAAGATAATTTGGATTTTCAACTTTGGTAACCGAAACCACATCTACTCCGGGGTAGCTAATGGAAACATCGGCCAAAGAAATATCGGTACCATGAACCATTAATTGTAAGTCGGGCGATTTCATTCCGGCCCACCAGTTTGGCGGCTCAACGCGCTCGAGTTCCTGCGCCGCAATATTTAGTGTCAGCAGTATAATAAAAAGAGTTAATAGCTTCTTCATTTTGATTGATTTTTGATTTTTAGTTTATGTTGGTTTACCTTTTAAATTCCATTTTTGTATTTCCGGCAATCTCATGCTCAGTGCCCCAAATCGTTACGGGTACTTTTACTCCGGAATGATTAATTATACAGAAAACACCACTCTCCTTTTTAACTTCCAATTGCGCACCACCAAAATTGATTTTGAATGCATACGAAAGCCACGATTTCGGAATAAAAGGATTAAAAGTCAACTTCCCGTTTGTAACACGCATTCCACCAAAAGCCATTACAAACGACATCCAGGTTCCGCCCATGCTTGTAATGTGCAAACCATCTTCGGTATCGTTGTTGTAATCATCTAAATCGAGTCGGGCTGTGCGTAAATACATTTCATACGATTTTTCCTGGTAGCCAATTTTAGCTGCCAAAATAGAATGTACACATGGCGAAAGCGAAGATTCGTGCACCGTTAGTGGCTCATAAAAATCGAAGTGACGTTTTATGTCTTCAATCGAAAAGTTCTCCTGAAACAGGTATAAACTTTGCAAAGTGTCGGCTTGTTTTATGTACGGCGAACGTAAAATCCGGTCCCACGACCATTTTTGATTGATGGGTAAATCCTGTTCAGAAAGTTCTGCAACCGGAGTAAGGTCTTTGTCTAAAAATCCATCTTGCTGAAGATATACACCCAGCTCCTCATCGCGGGGAAAATACATTTTATCAATTATTTCCTGCCAGTGCGCGGTTTCTGTTAATTCATTAAACTTCCATTTTTGAACCAGTTCTTCGTAAAAAAACGGGTATTCAATTTTAAGGTATTCAATTACCTCGAGCGTATATTTTAAAGTCCACACCGCCATATAACTGGTGTGGAAATTATTGTTTACATTGTTTTCGTACTCATTGGGCCCGGTAACACCCAGCATAACATACTTTTGTTTTGCCACCGACCAGTTTACACGCTGGCTCCAAAAACGGCTAATGCCCAACAATACTTCAAAACCCGTCGGTGCCAGGTATTCTTTGTCGCCGGTATAATTTACATAGTCATAAATGGCATACGCAATTGCCCCGTTCCGGTGAACTTCCTCAAACGTAATCTCCCATTCGTTGTGGCATTCTTCTCCGTTGATAGTAACCATGGGATAAAGTGCTGCACCATTTTTAAAACCCAGTTTTTCTGCGTTTTCAATGGCTTTTTGCAGGTGTTTGTGGCGGTAAACCAATAAGTTTTTTGCTACCGTTTGAGGAGCTGTGCTTAGGTAAAAAGGTAAACAATAGGCTTCTGTGTCCCAATAGGTTACTCCACCGTATTTTTCGCCGGTAAAACCTTTGGGGCCAATGTTTAATCTTTCGTCTTCGCCTGTGTAGGTTTGGTTTAACTGAAAAATATTAAAACGTATTCCTTGCTGGGCGGCCACATCGCCCTCAATTTTTATGTCACTGGTTTCCCACTTGGACAACCACAGGTTTTTATGACTTTCAAAAAGTGCGTCGAATCCTGCTTCAGCAGCAATATCAATAACTTCTTTCGCCTTTTCAACCAGTTCTTCTTTTTCGAAATAAAGGGAAGAAACAGTCGCCGAGAATTTCTCAACAACTATTTCATCACCTACATTTACTCCCACATCCTGCGATGCCTCAACATATTTTTCTTTATTTCTGTTCGATATTTTAGTATCTACTTTTTCTCCATGTTTTAAGAGCTGAAACCACATGCCGGTACACACCTGAAACTCTGTTTTTAATGTCTCGACTGTAATGTATCCTTCGGCTCCACCAACAGCACGCGACACTTCAGTCCAAAATTTTTCGTCGTAGTTTGAGTCTTCATTCACCACATCGGCATCTAAAAACGGAATTACCTGAATGGTACCTTCAAAATTTAGTGCTTTTACGGTATACCGGATGGCTCCAATTTCGGTGGCTGCAATGCTTACAAACCGGTGCGAACTTACTTCAACCTGGTTGCCATTTTTTAATTCGGCAACAAATCTTCGCGATAAAAGTCCGTGTTGCATATCGAGTTCACGGGCAAACGACAAAACTTTTACCCTGGCCAAATCCAGCTCTTCACCATTAATTTTTATGCGTATTCCAATCCAGTTGGTGGAGTTAATTATTTTGGCGAAATACTCCGGATAACCGTTTTTCCACCAGCCTACGCGGGTTTTATCGGGATAATAAATTCCGGCTACGTACGTACCGTTTAAGGTTTCGCCGGAGTACCTCTCCTCAAAATTTGCGCGCTGCCCCATTTTCCCATTTCCGATGCTAAAAAGACTCTCGGAAATGCGATTTAGTTCAGGCTCAAATCCCTCCTCAACTATTTTCCACTCGTGATGAATTATATAATCCTTCATCTTTACTAATTTTCAAAAAGTTATTTATTTGTTGTTGCAACATCTTTAACAAACAACACCATTACTGCTGCAATAACCATTGATACTCCTCCCAAAACAAGTGCTAAAATTGACTCACCTCCGAATAAATTCTGCACCACAAATCCAAGAATTGTAGCGGCAAGAATTTGGGGTATAACAATAAAGAAATTGAAAATGCCCATGTAAATTCCCATTTTATGAGAAGGCAATGACCCGGTAAGAATGGCATAAGGCATAGAAAGAATACTCGCCCATGCAATACCAACACCGATCATCGATACAATTAACCATTTGGGATCGTTAATGAGATAAACTGATGCTAAACCAATTCCACCCAAAACCAAACAGATAAAGTGAGTGGTTTTTCGATTGGTGTATTTCGCTAAAACCGGCAATGCAAATGCCATTAAAGCGGCAACACCGTTGTAAATTCCGAAAAGTACGGTTACCCAGTCGGCACCATCGTTGTACAACTGAGATAGCGGATCGGATGTACCGTACACATGACTTGTAATACCCGAAACTGCGTAAATCCACAAGGCGAACAAACCAATCCAGGTAAAAAACTGAACAATTGCCAGTTGTTTCATTGTAGCCGGCATACGAAGCAAGTCGGAAAAAATTTCAACAAGGGCATTTTCCTTTTTGCCTTCCACTTTTGTAGCATAAGCCAAAAGCATCAGCACTAAAAACAGCAAAAGAATTCCTCCCAGAATGTATAGATTTTTATCCAACTGCAGTTGATACGTTAATCCAACAATAACAAGCCCGATGATTCCGAAAACACCTCCTACTTTTAGGAAACGGTTTCTGTTAACCGGTTCTTCATTGTAACCAAGCGAGGCCAACGTGGTTTTCTTTTCCTCCTGTACAAACTCACTCATTTTTTCGGGAGGATACTCCTTTGTGGTGAATATTGTCCATAAAATAGCCATAAAAAACACGGCAGCACCAATGTAAAACGACCATTTTACCGATGGAGGAATCATTCCTTCGGGGGCCGTATTTGGTATGTTCAACCAATTGGTCATTACCCAGGGAAGAATTGAACCAACCACTGCTCCTGTTCCAATAAAGAAACTTTGCATGGCAAATCCACGGGTGCGTTGTTCGTTTGGCAGCATATCGCCAACAAAAGCCCGAAAAGGTTCCATCGAAATATTTATGGAAGCATCCATAATCCACAAGGTTCCGGCAGCTACCCACAAAGCCGGAGAATTTGGCATTAACAAAAGTGCCAGCGATGCAAAAATAGCTCCGAACAAAAAGTAGGGTCTTCTTCGTCCCAGTCGGTTCCAGGTTTTATCACTCATGTGCCCGATAATTGGCTGAATAATAAGACCGGTTACCGGAGCAGCAATCCATAAAATGGGTATGTCTTCCACATTGGCACCAAGCGTTTCAAAAATTCGGCTGACATTTGCATTTTGTAATGCAAATCCAAACTGAATCCCCAAAAATCCAAAGCTCATATTCCAAATCTGCCAAAAACTCAGGGTAGGTTTTTTACTCATAACAACAGTTTTATTTAGTTATGCTATAAAATTATAAATAGAAATTACAGCAAATGAATATTTGCCGTTGAAATAAAAATGGGAGTAAGATGTTGATTTTGCCGGAACAAAGATAGAATAGAAAAATCCAGAAATCAAAATTGATAAGAGTTGGAAAGCTCTAAAAACAGGGCGCTTTTACTCAAAAGGTATCATTTCAAACGTTTGCAGAGAAGCAAACATTTTATACAACATATTTTCAAAAACCACGCTAAAAGGTAAAAATTCAGCTAAAAAAGCAGAGAAATTCGTTAAAGAGACGATCCGCGAACAACCAGATTTGCATTTAACACTTTTGTTTCAGCCGGGTATTCATCGTCTTCCGAAGTAATTCTTTTCAATAACATTTCGGTTGCAATGGTTCCCATTTCGTATCCGTGCTGGTCTACTGATGTTAAAGTAGGATCGGTAATACCCGAAAATCTACCATCGGAGAAACCGACAACTGCAATATCATCGGGTATTTTTAAGCCTCGTTTTTGAATGGTTTGCATGGCTCCAATTGCGGTAAGATCGTTTGTGGCAAACAGGCCATCAAACTTTTTCTTTGTATTAAGCAATTTCATAATTGCCATTCGTGCCTTTTCAAAATTATCGGCTTCAATAATCAAGTCGTTATCCACGGCAAGCCCGGCTTCGTTTAAAGCTTTTAAATAACCCTCTTTTCGCTGTTTCCCAATCAAAAGTTTTTGTGGACCGGCAAAATGCGCAATGTGTTGTCTGCCACTGTCGATTAAATGGCGGGTGGCCCGGTATGAAGCATCAAAATCGTCGATAATTACCTGATCTGCATTCAGGCCGGGAACAACACGATCGTAAAAAACCAGCGGAATTTTATTGTCGCGCAAATTATATAAGTGGCTGTAATCTTCTGTTTCTTTTGTAATCGACACCAAAATACCATCTACCCGGCTGGCCAGCAAGGTTTTTGCGTTTGCTACTTCGCGTTCATATTTTTCATTACTCTGACAAATAATAACGTTAAAGCCGGCGTCGTATGCCACATCTTCAATTCCACTAATAACCGAAGAGAAAAAATAATGTACTATTTCAGGAATAATAATTCCAATGGTATTGCTGCGTCGTTGTTTTAAGCTTAAGGCAACAGCATTTGGCTGATAATTTAGCTTTTTGGCCAATTCGTTTACAGCACGTTTGGTTTCAGTGCTTATGTCAGGATGATCCTTCAGTGCTCTTGAAACTGTGGAGGCAGATATTTTAAGTTCTCTTGCAAGATCTTTTATTGTAACTAATCCGCTTTTCATGCTATTAAATAGAGTAAAATTACCCGAAGAGTTTTTAAAGTTGTTATTAATGGCCTTGAACAAAAATACACATTTAAGTCAATTTTCAATATCATATTTTGAACTATAAAAAATGCCAACCAGTAACTACCTGTTTTATAACATATTTGGCGCAAACGTCACCGCAAACGTTTGCATTAATCCAAGTGTTAAAAAGCGTAAAATAATCTTAACAATTATTATACATTCGCCCATCGAATTTTGTTAATGTTGAAAGAAAATACCTGTAATATGTTGATTTTTTGCCAATTAGAGTATTAAGGAATATTTAACTTAAACAAATAAAATTCAATAACTAATAACATTTAAAATGAGGATTATTCGTAAAAACCTTAAAGTTGTCTTGTTTTTGGTTGCTCTACTCAGCTATACTTTGAGTTATGCGCAGGTGAAAACAATCACAGGTAAAGTTTCCGATGCCGGTAATGGCGAGCCTTTACCTGGTGTTACCATTGTAGTTAAAGGAACTACGCAGGGTACAATTACCAATTTTGATGGAGATTACACCATTGATGTAGAAGAAGCACAGACGCTGATCTTCTCGTTTATTGGTTACACTCCGCAAGAAGTAGTAGTTGGAAGTAGCAGTACAATTAACTTACAGTTGGCCCAGTCGATGGAAAATCTGGATGAAGTGGTTGTAATTGGTTACGGACAAGTTAAAAAAGAAGATGCAACAGGTTCTGTTTCAGCGGTAAGTTCTGCCGACTTTAACCAGGGAGCAATTACTTCTCCACAAGATCTTGTTAGCGGAAAAATTGCAGGGGTACAAATTACCAACGGTGGTGGTGCTCCGGGTGCCGGTTCAACTATCCGAATCAGGGGTGGTTCTTCGCTTTCGGCAAGTAACGATCCTTTAATTGTAATCGACGGTGTTCCAATGGACAGTGAAGGTGTTTCGGGAATGAGAAATCCGTTAAATACAATTCACCCAAGTGATATTGAAACGTTTACCGTATTAAAAGATGCTTCGGCAACTGCTATTTACGGTTCGCGCGCATCAAACGGTGTTGTACTTATTACCACTAAAAAAGGAAGAAAAGGTGCCGGGCTAAAACTTAGCTACAACGGTTTTTCTTCGTACAGCACTCCTTCCGGACAAATTGATGTTTTATCGGCCGATCAGTTCAGAGAAACTGTAATTGCTGAAAAAGGTTCAGAATCAACTGCAGCAAGCCTTCTTGGTTCAACATCAACCGACTGGCAGGATGTAATTTTCGAACCTGCAATCAGTCATGACCACAACGTAAGTCTTACCGGAAATATCAAAGACATGCCATTCAGAGCATCAGTTGGATATTCAGATCAAAATGGTATCCTGTTGAATTCGAGCATGGAACGCTGGACCGGATCTGTTGGTTTCAATCCTAGTTTTCTGGAAGATCACCTAAAATTAAATGTAAACCTGAAAGGGATGGTTATCGACAATAATTTCTCGAATCAGGGTGCAATTGGTGCTGCGGTAAGTTTCGATCCTACACAGTCTACTTACAGTGCAAGCGACAAATTCGGTGGCTTTTTTACATGGACTCAGCCCAACGGCGATCCAAATACGCTGGCCCCAACCAACCCAATGGCTCTTATAAAAATGCACGACGACCAGTCGACTGTTAAACGAGTAGTTGGAAATGCACAACTTGATTATCAGTTTCATTTTCTTCCTGAATTAAAAGCCACTCTTAATGTTGGTTTGGAATATTCAGACAGTGAAGGAACGACAATTGACGATAACGATGCCCCCTGGACCTTTGGTAACGGTGGCGGATATTACGGAGAATACACGCAGGAAAAGAAAAATGAATTGCTGGATTTCTACCTGACATACAACAAAGAGCTTGAATCGATAGAAAGTAATCTTACCGTAATGGGTGGTTATTCGTGGCAACATTTCTGGAGAGAAAACTACTCATTCTCAAGAAGCGGTATAACCAACGAAACCATTAATCCTGAAAACTGGGATCCAACTGAATATTATCTGGTTTCATTCTTTGGCCGTGCAAATTATACTTACAAAGACAAATACTTGTTGACTTTAACCATGCGTCAGGACGGAACATCACGTTTCTCGCCTGACAGTCGCTGGGGTTTATTCCCATCAGCAGCTTTTGCATGGCGAATCAGCGAAGAGGATTTCTTCCAGAGTCAATCGGTTCTTTCAAACCTTAAACTTCGTTTGGGATACGGTATTACCGGTCAGCAGAATATTGGTAGCGGCGATTACCCTTATCTGGCTCGTTATACATATAGTTTAGATAATGCGCAGTACCAGTTTGGTGACCAATACTATCAAACCATTCGTCCTGAAGGTTACGACTCAGAAATTAAATGGGAAGAGACAACAACAATGAACGTTGGTTTGGACTATGGCTTTTTAAACGATCGTATTACAGGTACAGTTGACGTGTACAAACGCGTTACCAACGACTTGTTAAACTTTATTCCGGTTCCTGCAGGTACCAACCTTACCAACATGTTGTTGACCAACGTAGGCGATCTTGAAAACAGAGGTTTCGAATTCTCTGTTTTAGGCCGTATTATTTCGAAAGAAGACCTTTCGTGGGAAGTTGGATTTAACGCCACTTACAATAAAAATGAAATTACAAAACTTACAGCAACCGACGATCCTGACTACCTTGGCGTAGAAACCGGAGGAATTTCGGGTGCAGTTGGTAATAACATTCAGATCCACTCGGTAGGTTATCCTGCAAATTCATTCTTTGTTTACGAACAGGTTTACGATGAAGTAGGAAAACCAATTCAGGGATTGTATGTGGACAGAAACGGAGACGGCCAAATTACCGGTGACGACAGGTACCGCTATAAAAAAGCTGCACCCGACTGGTTTATGGGCTTCGATTCGAAAGTAAACTGGAAAAACTGGGACTTCGGATTTGCCGGAAGAATTAACCTGGGCAATTACGTGTACAACAACGTTTGGTCATCAAACGGTTCATTAAACAACCTATACTGGTCGTCGAATTACTTGTTAAATGTAAACCAGAACGCTTTGGAAACCAATTTCCAAAATCCACAGTATTTCACCGACTACTACGTGAAAAACGCTTCGTTCCTGCGTTTAGATAATATTACACTGGGACACAGCTTTAAAAATCTGAACAATAACAAAATGAGTATTCGCTTG
The sequence above is a segment of the uncultured Draconibacterium sp. genome. Coding sequences within it:
- a CDS encoding MFS transporter, whose amino-acid sequence is MSKKPTLSFWQIWNMSFGFLGIQFGFALQNANVSRIFETLGANVEDIPILWIAAPVTGLIIQPIIGHMSDKTWNRLGRRRPYFLFGAIFASLALLLMPNSPALWVAAGTLWIMDASINISMEPFRAFVGDMLPNEQRTRGFAMQSFFIGTGAVVGSILPWVMTNWLNIPNTAPEGMIPPSVKWSFYIGAAVFFMAILWTIFTTKEYPPEKMSEFVQEEKKTTLASLGYNEEPVNRNRFLKVGGVFGIIGLVIVGLTYQLQLDKNLYILGGILLLFLVLMLLAYATKVEGKKENALVEIFSDLLRMPATMKQLAIVQFFTWIGLFALWIYAVSGITSHVYGTSDPLSQLYNDGADWVTVLFGIYNGVAALMAFALPVLAKYTNRKTTHFICLVLGGIGLASVYLINDPKWLIVSMIGVGIAWASILSMPYAILTGSLPSHKMGIYMGIFNFFIVIPQILAATILGFVVQNLFGGESILALVLGGVSMVIAAVMVLFVKDVATTNK
- a CDS encoding family 65 glycosyl hydrolase domain-containing protein, whose protein sequence is MKDYIIHHEWKIVEEGFEPELNRISESLFSIGNGKMGQRANFEERYSGETLNGTYVAGIYYPDKTRVGWWKNGYPEYFAKIINSTNWIGIRIKINGEELDLARVKVLSFARELDMQHGLLSRRFVAELKNGNQVEVSSHRFVSIAATEIGAIRYTVKALNFEGTIQVIPFLDADVVNEDSNYDEKFWTEVSRAVGGAEGYITVETLKTEFQVCTGMWFQLLKHGEKVDTKISNRNKEKYVEASQDVGVNVGDEIVVEKFSATVSSLYFEKEELVEKAKEVIDIAAEAGFDALFESHKNLWLSKWETSDIKIEGDVAAQQGIRFNIFQLNQTYTGEDERLNIGPKGFTGEKYGGVTYWDTEAYCLPFYLSTAPQTVAKNLLVYRHKHLQKAIENAEKLGFKNGAALYPMVTINGEECHNEWEITFEEVHRNGAIAYAIYDYVNYTGDKEYLAPTGFEVLLGISRFWSQRVNWSVAKQKYVMLGVTGPNEYENNVNNNFHTSYMAVWTLKYTLEVIEYLKIEYPFFYEELVQKWKFNELTETAHWQEIIDKMYFPRDEELGVYLQQDGFLDKDLTPVAELSEQDLPINQKWSWDRILRSPYIKQADTLQSLYLFQENFSIEDIKRHFDFYEPLTVHESSLSPCVHSILAAKIGYQEKSYEMYLRTARLDLDDYNNDTEDGLHITSMGGTWMSFVMAFGGMRVTNGKLTFNPFIPKSWLSYAFKINFGGAQLEVKKESGVFCIINHSGVKVPVTIWGTEHEIAGNTKMEFKR
- a CDS encoding LacI family DNA-binding transcriptional regulator; translation: MKSGLVTIKDLARELKISASTVSRALKDHPDISTETKRAVNELAKKLNYQPNAVALSLKQRRSNTIGIIIPEIVHYFFSSVISGIEDVAYDAGFNVIICQSNEKYEREVANAKTLLASRVDGILVSITKETEDYSHLYNLRDNKIPLVFYDRVVPGLNADQVIIDDFDASYRATRHLIDSGRQHIAHFAGPQKLLIGKQRKEGYLKALNEAGLAVDNDLIIEADNFEKARMAIMKLLNTKKKFDGLFATNDLTAIGAMQTIQKRGLKIPDDIAVVGFSDGRFSGITDPTLTSVDQHGYEMGTIATEMLLKRITSEDDEYPAETKVLNANLVVRGSSL
- a CDS encoding TonB-dependent receptor; the protein is MRIIRKNLKVVLFLVALLSYTLSYAQVKTITGKVSDAGNGEPLPGVTIVVKGTTQGTITNFDGDYTIDVEEAQTLIFSFIGYTPQEVVVGSSSTINLQLAQSMENLDEVVVIGYGQVKKEDATGSVSAVSSADFNQGAITSPQDLVSGKIAGVQITNGGGAPGAGSTIRIRGGSSLSASNDPLIVIDGVPMDSEGVSGMRNPLNTIHPSDIETFTVLKDASATAIYGSRASNGVVLITTKKGRKGAGLKLSYNGFSSYSTPSGQIDVLSADQFRETVIAEKGSESTAASLLGSTSTDWQDVIFEPAISHDHNVSLTGNIKDMPFRASVGYSDQNGILLNSSMERWTGSVGFNPSFLEDHLKLNVNLKGMVIDNNFSNQGAIGAAVSFDPTQSTYSASDKFGGFFTWTQPNGDPNTLAPTNPMALIKMHDDQSTVKRVVGNAQLDYQFHFLPELKATLNVGLEYSDSEGTTIDDNDAPWTFGNGGGYYGEYTQEKKNELLDFYLTYNKELESIESNLTVMGGYSWQHFWRENYSFSRSGITNETINPENWDPTEYYLVSFFGRANYTYKDKYLLTLTMRQDGTSRFSPDSRWGLFPSAAFAWRISEEDFFQSQSVLSNLKLRLGYGITGQQNIGSGDYPYLARYTYSLDNAQYQFGDQYYQTIRPEGYDSEIKWEETTTMNVGLDYGFLNDRITGTVDVYKRVTNDLLNFIPVPAGTNLTNMLLTNVGDLENRGFEFSVLGRIISKEDLSWEVGFNATYNKNEITKLTATDDPDYLGVETGGISGAVGNNIQIHSVGYPANSFFVYEQVYDEVGKPIQGLYVDRNGDGQITGDDRYRYKKAAPDWFMGFDSKVNWKNWDFGFAGRINLGNYVYNNVWSSNGSLNNLYWSSNYLLNVNQNALETNFQNPQYFTDYYVKNASFLRLDNITLGHSFKNLNNNKMSIRLYGTVQNVFVVTDYKGLDPEVSNGIDNNIYPRPRTFMMGLSIDY
- a CDS encoding glycoside hydrolase family 13 protein yields the protein MKKLLTLFIILLTLNIAAQELERVEPPNWWAGMKSPDLQLMVHGTDISLADVSISYPGVDVVSVTKVENPNYLFVDLKLDEAVKPGKFDIHFKVKNKEVATYAYELLQRSANSAERIGFNSSDVICLITPDRFVNGDTGNDELEGMKEGLDRSYNYGRHGGDLRGIINSLDYLQNLGYTAVWLNPVLENDMSEASYHGYACTDFYKADARYGGNSEYVELKKELDKRGMKLIMDLIFNHCGSEHWWMNDMPMKDWINNYPDYKITNHRRTVNQDPHASKSDIDAMVNGWFVPSMPDMNQRNPFMAKYLIQNSIWWIEYVGLEGIRQDTWPYPDKNMMSVWTKELLEEYPNFNVVGEEWSMNPAIVSYWQKGKYNSDGYKNYAPSMMDFPLQSAVAQGLSNEENWDNGLIQIYEAISNDFQYPDANKLTIFPDNHDMSRFFVQVGEDVDLLKMGVAFFLTTRGIPQIYYGTEILMRHDGSEHGDIRADFPGGWEGDKVNAFTGEGLSNEAKDMQNYVAKIQNWRKTATTIHKGKLMHFVPDEGTYTYFRYLDDAAVMVVLNKNTEAKTLKTDRFKEVISGYKSGKEIISGTELSDISEVTIPAKSAIIVQLER